A window of the Verminephrobacter eiseniae EF01-2 genome harbors these coding sequences:
- a CDS encoding polysaccharide biosynthesis protein yields the protein MHFLRSPLVLFVADLALALLAWWLAFWLRFNLDIPEEFVQLALASSPWCVLAYGVGFAFARIDRQVWSYIGLPELRQLAIGIVLSGTLTAAGVLMLRLHAFPRSTLLLQPLLALVLMGAARAGWRTFAERRLVARQGKPVLILGTLPQASDALRALKGSSQWQPVGILSPQPDEVGRSLQSVRVWGTPAETARVAQTLAVRALLVASPPGASGRREMLLQAADTGVALLTLPRPDEWLKSDGAGPRRLELEDLLGRESVQLDVASLSGLLSGQTVLVTGAGGSIGAQLCRQIARFGVRRLVCVDICEFAVYQLEQELREAHPQMQGCYYTANVREPARLLAIADKHRPAVVFHAAAYKHVPLMEELNAIEALRTNVAGSWHAARAAGVCGAGRFVMISTDKAVNPTNVMGASKRLAELMVQSAAQAFAGTHYVSVRFGNVLGSSGSVVPLFTRQIATGGPVTVTHPDIVRYFMTIAEAAQLVLQAGLMGRSGQIFVMDMGEPVKIIELARMMIRLSGKTELEIPISYTGLRPGEKLFEELLANDESSVATPHPKLRIAKTSRQGLPDVASVLQWIGDADAEPEEAIRAWLRTLVPEYLVR from the coding sequence ATGCACTTCTTGCGCTCCCCCTTGGTGCTCTTTGTCGCCGACCTGGCGCTGGCGCTGCTGGCCTGGTGGCTGGCCTTCTGGCTGCGTTTCAACCTGGACATTCCGGAGGAATTCGTCCAACTGGCCCTGGCGAGCAGCCCATGGTGTGTGCTGGCCTACGGGGTCGGCTTCGCGTTCGCCCGGATCGACCGCCAGGTCTGGAGCTATATCGGCCTGCCCGAGCTACGCCAACTGGCCATCGGCATCGTCCTGAGCGGCACGCTGACTGCGGCGGGGGTGCTGATGCTCAGGCTGCACGCTTTCCCGCGCTCGACCCTGCTGTTGCAGCCGCTGCTGGCCTTGGTGCTGATGGGCGCTGCCCGGGCGGGCTGGCGCACGTTCGCCGAGCGGCGCCTGGTGGCCCGGCAGGGCAAGCCGGTGCTGATCCTGGGCACTTTGCCGCAGGCTTCGGACGCGCTGCGGGCGCTCAAGGGGTCCTCGCAATGGCAGCCGGTGGGCATTTTGTCGCCGCAACCCGACGAGGTGGGCCGCTCGCTGCAGAGCGTGCGGGTCTGGGGCACGCCGGCCGAGACCGCGCGCGTGGCGCAGACGCTGGCCGTGCGGGCCTTGCTGGTGGCCAGCCCGCCGGGCGCATCGGGCCGGCGCGAGATGCTGCTGCAAGCCGCAGATACCGGCGTGGCGCTGCTGACCTTGCCACGGCCGGACGAATGGCTCAAGAGCGACGGCGCGGGGCCGCGCAGGCTGGAATTGGAGGATCTGCTCGGCCGCGAGTCGGTGCAGTTGGATGTGGCCAGCCTGTCGGGCCTGCTGTCGGGGCAAACCGTGCTGGTGACAGGCGCGGGGGGCTCGATCGGCGCGCAGTTGTGCCGCCAGATCGCGCGTTTCGGTGTCCGGCGGCTGGTGTGCGTCGACATTTGCGAATTTGCCGTCTACCAGTTGGAGCAGGAACTGCGCGAAGCCCACCCGCAGATGCAAGGCTGCTACTACACCGCGAATGTGCGCGAGCCGGCGCGCCTGCTGGCCATCGCGGACAAGCACCGCCCGGCCGTGGTCTTTCACGCCGCTGCGTACAAGCATGTGCCGTTGATGGAGGAGCTCAACGCGATCGAGGCCCTGCGCACCAACGTGGCCGGCTCCTGGCATGCGGCGCGCGCGGCCGGTGTTTGCGGGGCCGGGCGTTTCGTGATGATCTCCACCGACAAGGCCGTCAACCCGACCAACGTGATGGGCGCCAGCAAGCGGCTGGCCGAGTTGATGGTGCAAAGTGCCGCGCAGGCGTTCGCCGGCACCCATTACGTCTCGGTGCGCTTTGGCAATGTGCTGGGTTCGAGCGGCTCGGTGGTGCCGCTGTTCACCAGGCAGATTGCCACCGGTGGCCCGGTCACCGTGACGCATCCGGACATCGTGCGCTACTTCATGACCATTGCGGAAGCGGCGCAGTTGGTGCTGCAAGCCGGGTTGATGGGCCGCTCGGGCCAGATCTTCGTGATGGACATGGGCGAGCCGGTGAAGATCATCGAACTGGCCCGCATGATGATTCGTCTGTCCGGCAAGACCGAACTGGAGATTCCGATCAGCTACACCGGCCTGAGGCCCGGTGAAAAATTGTTCGAGGAATTGCTGGCCAACGACGAATCCAGCGTGGCCACGCCGCATCCCAAACTGAGAATCGCCAAGACCTCCCGGCAGGGGCTGCCGGATGTGGCGTCGGTGTTGCAATGGATCGGGGATGCCGATGCTGAACCAGAGGAGGCGATACGGGCCTGGCTCCGGACGCTGGTGCCGGAGTATCTGGTGCGCTGA
- a CDS encoding LON peptidase substrate-binding domain-containing protein has translation MTQALTLSSLPLFPLGSVLFPGGMLALRVFEPRYLDMVRKCRQAGAPFGVVALTRGQEVRQAGAPAEQFNDIGVLALIERLEHPQPGLITLLCRGSQRFRITRRQHLPQGLWLADIGLIDPDLAVPIPPDLRKTATALAQLLRTLEQRGLHSATRPTAEQLDDCGWVANRWCELLPVPLALRQRLMELDNPLVRLELVGDVLERTGIAN, from the coding sequence ATGACACAAGCCCTTACCCTGTCATCGCTGCCCCTTTTCCCGTTGGGCTCGGTGCTGTTTCCCGGCGGTATGCTGGCCCTGCGCGTGTTCGAGCCGCGCTACCTCGACATGGTGCGCAAATGCCGGCAGGCCGGCGCGCCGTTTGGCGTGGTGGCGCTCACCCGGGGCCAGGAAGTGCGCCAGGCCGGCGCTCCGGCAGAGCAGTTCAATGACATCGGCGTCTTGGCGCTGATCGAACGGCTGGAGCACCCGCAGCCCGGGCTGATCACGCTGCTGTGCCGCGGCAGCCAACGGTTTCGCATCACCCGGCGCCAGCACCTGCCCCAGGGCTTGTGGCTGGCGGACATTGGCCTGATCGACCCGGACCTGGCGGTGCCGATTCCCCCGGACCTGCGCAAGACCGCCACCGCCTTGGCCCAGTTGCTGCGCACATTGGAGCAACGCGGCCTGCACAGCGCCACCAGGCCCACGGCGGAGCAACTGGACGACTGCGGCTGGGTGGCCAACCGCTGGTGCGAGCTGCTGCCGGTGCCGCTGGCGCTCAGGCAACGGCTGATGGAACTGGACAATCCGCTGGTGCGGCTGGAACTGGTCGGGGATGTGCTGGAGCGCACGGGGATTGCCAATTGA
- a CDS encoding YggT family protein, with the protein MLYQIASFLLDVLGGLFAGACLLRLYMQWQRVGFANPVGGLVFALTDWLVIPLRRVLVPVGRWDGASLVAALLLQLVQYFLLALMWADSAWTWLPWLALLGLMRVVVSGLTGLLIVHAVLSWVQGRSVLADMLARLSAPLLRPLRRVMPLVHGIDFTPLLALVLLQVLMIVLGHLQASVLR; encoded by the coding sequence ATGCTCTATCAGATCGCCTCTTTCCTGCTCGACGTTCTTGGTGGCCTGTTCGCCGGGGCCTGTCTTTTGCGGCTATACATGCAGTGGCAACGGGTCGGGTTTGCCAATCCTGTCGGTGGTTTGGTGTTTGCGCTGACCGACTGGCTGGTCATCCCGCTGCGCCGGGTGCTGGTGCCGGTGGGCCGCTGGGATGGCGCCAGCCTGGTCGCCGCGCTGCTGCTGCAACTGGTGCAGTATTTCCTGCTGGCGCTGATGTGGGCGGACTCTGCATGGACCTGGCTGCCATGGCTGGCGTTGCTCGGCCTGATGCGGGTGGTGGTCTCGGGACTGACCGGCCTGCTGATCGTCCATGCCGTCCTGTCATGGGTGCAGGGCCGGTCTGTGTTGGCCGACATGCTGGCCCGGCTGAGCGCGCCGTTGCTGCGCCCGTTGCGCCGGGTGATGCCGCTGGTCCACGGCATCGATTTCACGCCGCTGCTGGCCTTGGTGCTGCTGCAGGTGCTGATGATCGTTCTCGGGCATTTGCAGGCCAGCGTGCTGCGCTGA
- the accD gene encoding acetyl-CoA carboxylase, carboxyltransferase subunit beta, whose product MSWLEKLLPAKIQQTDPTGRRQVPEGLWVKCPSCETVLYKADLEHNQNVCPQCSHHHRIGARTRLDAFLDAEGRYEIGQEVLPVDALKFKDSRKYPERLKEALENTGETDALIVIGGAVKSINLVAACFEFDFMGGSMGSVVGERFVRGVETAIEQKLPFLCFTATGGARMQEGLLSLMQMAKTNAALTRLAKKGLPFISVLTDPTMGGVSAGFAFVGDIVIAEPKALIGFAGPRVIESTVRVTLPEGFQRAEFLQAKGAIDFICDRRELRSTVASSLAILQRLPADAVG is encoded by the coding sequence TTGTCCTGGCTAGAAAAACTTCTGCCCGCGAAAATCCAGCAAACCGACCCCACCGGGCGCCGCCAGGTGCCCGAGGGTCTGTGGGTCAAATGCCCGAGCTGCGAAACGGTGCTCTACAAGGCCGACCTGGAGCACAACCAGAATGTCTGCCCGCAGTGCAGCCACCACCACCGCATCGGCGCGCGCACGCGCCTGGATGCCTTCCTCGATGCCGAAGGCCGCTACGAAATCGGCCAGGAGGTGCTGCCCGTCGATGCCCTGAAGTTCAAGGACAGCCGCAAGTACCCGGAGCGGCTCAAGGAAGCGCTGGAAAACACCGGCGAGACCGATGCGCTGATCGTCATCGGCGGCGCCGTCAAGAGCATCAACCTGGTGGCCGCCTGCTTTGAGTTCGACTTCATGGGCGGCTCCATGGGCTCGGTGGTCGGTGAGCGCTTTGTGCGCGGCGTGGAAACCGCCATCGAGCAAAAGCTGCCCTTTCTGTGCTTTACCGCCACCGGCGGCGCCCGCATGCAAGAAGGTCTGTTGTCGCTGATGCAGATGGCCAAGACCAATGCGGCGCTGACGCGCCTGGCGAAAAAGGGCCTGCCGTTCATCAGCGTGCTGACCGACCCGACCATGGGCGGCGTCAGTGCCGGTTTTGCTTTCGTCGGCGACATCGTGATCGCCGAGCCCAAAGCCCTGATCGGCTTTGCCGGCCCGCGCGTGATCGAATCGACCGTGCGCGTCACGCTGCCGGAGGGCTTTCAGCGCGCCGAATTCCTGCAAGCCAAGGGCGCCATCGACTTCATCTGCGACCGCCGCGAACTGCGCAGCACGGTGGCCAGCAGCCTGGCCATCTTGCAGCGGCTACCGGCCGATGCCGTCGGGTGA
- the trpA gene encoding tryptophan synthase subunit alpha, with product MSRIEATFRALEDQGRKALIPYVTAGFPFADITPALMHGMVEAGADIIELGVPFSDPMADGPVIQRAGEKALGLGIGMSQVFHQVREFRKRNGTTPVVLMGYANPVERYEQIHGQGAQQGAQGAQEAFVRDAAAAGVDGVLVVDYPPEECTAFAASLRARGMDLIFLLAPTSTAERMAQVAQVASGYVYYVSLKGVTGSGALDRSAVEQMLPRIRQHVRIPVGVGFGIRDAATAQAIGKVADAVIIGSRIIELIEDQEHAKVVPVTIDFLRGIRKALDA from the coding sequence ATGAGCCGTATCGAAGCCACCTTCCGTGCGCTCGAGGACCAGGGCCGCAAGGCGCTGATTCCCTACGTCACCGCCGGTTTCCCGTTTGCTGACATCACGCCGGCGCTGATGCACGGCATGGTCGAGGCCGGCGCCGACATCATCGAGTTGGGCGTGCCGTTCTCCGACCCGATGGCCGATGGCCCGGTGATCCAGAGGGCCGGGGAAAAAGCCCTGGGACTGGGCATTGGCATGTCGCAGGTGTTCCACCAGGTGCGGGAATTTCGCAAGCGCAACGGCACCACCCCGGTGGTGCTGATGGGCTACGCCAACCCGGTGGAGCGCTACGAGCAGATCCATGGCCAGGGGGCGCAGCAGGGAGCGCAGGGGGCGCAGGAAGCATTCGTGCGCGACGCCGCCGCCGCGGGCGTCGATGGCGTGCTGGTCGTCGACTACCCGCCCGAAGAATGCACCGCCTTTGCCGCCAGCCTGCGCGCACGGGGCATGGACCTGATCTTCCTGCTGGCGCCCACCAGCACCGCCGAGCGCATGGCGCAGGTGGCGCAGGTGGCCAGCGGCTATGTGTACTACGTCTCGCTCAAGGGCGTGACCGGTTCGGGCGCGCTGGACCGCAGCGCCGTCGAACAGATGCTGCCCCGCATCCGCCAGCATGTGCGCATCCCCGTGGGCGTGGGTTTTGGCATCCGCGACGCGGCCACGGCCCAGGCGATTGGCAAGGTGGCCGATGCCGTGATCATCGGCAGCCGCATCATCGAGCTGATCGAAGACCAGGAGCATGCCAAGGTCGTCCCGGTCACGATCGACTTTCTGCGCGGCATCCGCAAGGCGCTGGACGCATAA
- the trpB gene encoding tryptophan synthase subunit beta: MTSYRQPDAAGHFGPYGGSFVSETLTLAIAQLRTAYARYQNDPEFLAEFGDELKHFVGRPAPIYHAARSSREIGGAQIYLKREDLNHTGAHKINNVIGQAMLARRMGKPRVIAETGAGQHGVAAATICARYGLECVVYMGAHDVRRQSPNVYRMKLLGATVVPVESGSRTLKDALNEAMRDWVTHVDDTFYIIGSVAGPHPYPMMVRDFQSIIGKECIEQMPAMLARNMAAGQQPDAVIACVGGGSNAMGIFHPYIPFAGTRLIGVEAAGLGLESGQHSASLQKGSPGVLHGSRTFVLQDANGQITETHSISAGLDYPGVGPEHAWLQQIGRAEYVGITDQEALDAFHFLCRTEGIIPALESSHAVAHALKLAKTMRPDQSILVNLSGRGDKDIGTVADLSGADFYCRPSCHGQSVKGASQ; the protein is encoded by the coding sequence ATGACTTCCTATCGACAGCCTGATGCCGCCGGCCACTTCGGCCCCTACGGCGGCAGTTTCGTCAGCGAGACGCTGACCCTGGCCATAGCGCAATTGCGCACGGCCTACGCCCGCTACCAGAACGACCCGGAGTTCCTGGCCGAGTTCGGCGACGAGCTCAAGCATTTCGTGGGCCGCCCCGCGCCGATCTACCACGCCGCCCGCAGCAGCCGCGAGATCGGCGGCGCGCAGATCTACCTCAAGCGCGAAGACCTCAACCACACCGGCGCCCACAAGATCAACAACGTGATCGGCCAGGCCATGCTCGCCAGGCGCATGGGCAAACCCCGGGTGATTGCCGAAACCGGCGCCGGCCAGCATGGCGTGGCCGCAGCCACCATCTGTGCGCGCTATGGGCTCGAATGCGTGGTCTACATGGGCGCGCACGATGTGCGGCGCCAAAGCCCCAATGTCTACCGCATGAAACTGCTGGGCGCCACCGTGGTGCCGGTGGAGTCCGGCAGCCGGACCCTGAAGGACGCCCTCAACGAAGCCATGCGCGACTGGGTGACCCATGTGGACGACACCTTCTACATCATCGGCTCGGTGGCCGGGCCGCACCCCTATCCGATGATGGTGCGCGACTTTCAGAGCATCATCGGCAAGGAATGCATCGAGCAGATGCCGGCCATGCTGGCCCGCAACATGGCGGCCGGCCAGCAGCCCGACGCCGTGATCGCCTGCGTGGGCGGCGGCAGCAACGCGATGGGGATCTTCCACCCCTACATCCCGTTTGCCGGCACGCGCCTGATCGGCGTCGAAGCCGCCGGCCTGGGGCTGGAGTCGGGCCAGCATTCGGCATCGCTGCAAAAGGGCAGCCCGGGCGTGCTGCACGGCAGTCGCACTTTCGTCCTGCAAGATGCCAACGGCCAGATCACCGAAACCCACAGCATCAGCGCGGGCCTGGACTACCCTGGCGTAGGCCCCGAGCATGCCTGGCTGCAGCAGATCGGCCGCGCCGAGTATGTCGGCATCACCGACCAGGAGGCGCTCGATGCCTTCCACTTCCTGTGCCGTACCGAGGGCATCATCCCGGCCCTCGAATCCAGCCATGCCGTGGCCCATGCGCTCAAATTGGCCAAGACCATGCGCCCGGACCAGTCGATCCTGGTCAACCTCTCGGGCCGTGGCGACAAGGACATAGGCACCGTGGCCGACCTGAGCGGTGCCGATTTCTACTGCCGCCCCAGTTGCCATGGGCAGTCCGTCAAGGGGGCCAGCCAATGA
- a CDS encoding phosphoribosylanthranilate isomerase: protein MKHPATALRPAARTRIKICGLTREEDLDAAVAAGVDAIGLVLYAASPRAVTLARAAALARRLPPFVTPVLLFVNAPATDVLAACAAIPGATIQFHGDESAQDCLAATGQGARPYLRAARIPLGDGTGGARGGGRFDLVQYALDHCQAQAILLDAHVDGYGGSGKVFNWSLLPPSVDCHLVLSGGLTPANVADGILQVRPRCKTLAVDVSSGVEADGPDGKPLKGIKDAGKIQRFVAAVRAADAQLARNPDDFLSTA from the coding sequence ATGAAACACCCGGCAACTGCGCTGCGGCCTGCGGCCCGCACCCGCATCAAGATCTGTGGCCTGACGCGCGAAGAAGACCTGGATGCCGCCGTGGCGGCCGGTGTCGACGCCATCGGCCTGGTGCTGTACGCCGCCAGCCCGCGCGCCGTGACCCTGGCGCGGGCCGCAGCGCTGGCCCGGCGCCTGCCCCCGTTCGTGACCCCGGTGCTGCTGTTCGTCAACGCGCCGGCGACCGATGTGCTGGCGGCCTGCGCGGCGATCCCGGGCGCAACCATACAGTTCCATGGCGATGAATCGGCGCAGGATTGCCTGGCGGCGACCGGCCAGGGCGCCCGGCCCTATCTGCGGGCGGCGCGGATTCCGCTGGGCGATGGAACGGGCGGCGCGCGCGGTGGCGGGCGGTTCGATCTCGTACAATACGCGCTGGATCACTGTCAGGCCCAGGCCATCTTGCTCGACGCCCATGTCGACGGTTATGGCGGTAGCGGCAAGGTATTCAATTGGTCACTCCTTCCACCAAGCGTCGACTGTCACCTCGTTTTGTCTGGTGGACTCACACCTGCAAACGTGGCCGATGGCATTTTGCAAGTCCGCCCGCGTTGCAAGACGCTGGCGGTTGATGTCAGCTCCGGCGTCGAGGCCGATGGCCCCGATGGCAAGCCGCTCAAGGGCATCAAGGACGCCGGGAAAATCCAACGCTTCGTCGCCGCCGTGCGCGCGGCCGACGCACAACTTGCACGAAATCCCGATGACTTCCTATCGACAGCCTGA
- the truA gene encoding tRNA pseudouridine(38-40) synthase TruA, with protein MRMALGISYNGQAYCGWQSQPSVRTVQDALEAALGRFATHPVSTLCAGRTDAGVHGLMQVVHFDTPLDRPAASWVRGTNGFLPADIAVQWAQAVPDSFHARASALARRYAYVLLQSPVRPSVESGRVGWVCHRLDHDAMQQAADYLVGEHDFSAFRASTCQAPSPVKTLRRIGISCRGQSPPHPALGWSPCYWRFEFVANAFLHHMIRNIMGCLVAIGQGKQSPQWMQQLLRARSRAAAAPTFAPDGLYFLGPVYAAGWGLPERTVAFDGWP; from the coding sequence ATGAGGATGGCTCTGGGTATCAGCTACAACGGCCAGGCTTACTGCGGCTGGCAGAGTCAGCCTTCGGTGCGCACCGTTCAGGACGCACTCGAAGCGGCCCTGGGCCGTTTCGCCACGCACCCCGTCAGCACCCTGTGCGCCGGTCGCACCGACGCGGGGGTGCATGGGCTGATGCAGGTGGTGCACTTCGATACCCCGCTCGATCGTCCCGCCGCGTCTTGGGTGCGCGGCACCAACGGCTTTTTGCCGGCAGACATTGCCGTGCAGTGGGCGCAAGCGGTGCCCGACAGCTTCCACGCCCGCGCCAGCGCCCTGGCCCGGCGCTATGCCTATGTGCTGCTGCAATCGCCCGTGCGGCCCAGCGTGGAGTCCGGGCGCGTGGGTTGGGTGTGCCACCGGCTCGACCACGACGCGATGCAGCAGGCCGCAGACTACCTGGTCGGCGAGCATGACTTCAGCGCCTTTCGGGCCTCGACCTGTCAGGCGCCATCCCCGGTCAAAACACTGCGGCGCATCGGCATCTCGTGCCGTGGCCAAAGCCCGCCCCACCCGGCGCTGGGCTGGAGCCCCTGCTACTGGCGCTTCGAGTTTGTCGCCAACGCCTTTTTGCACCACATGATCCGCAACATCATGGGTTGCCTGGTCGCCATCGGCCAGGGCAAGCAGTCGCCGCAATGGATGCAGCAACTGCTGCGCGCCCGGTCGCGCGCCGCTGCGGCGCCTACCTTTGCTCCGGATGGGCTGTATTTTCTGGGGCCGGTCTACGCTGCCGGTTGGGGCCTGCCCGAGCGCACGGTTGCTTTTGACGGTTGGCCATGA
- a CDS encoding FimV/HubP family polar landmark protein, whose translation MRRLKFSVLVAAVCAGFYSLDASALALGAITVRSALGEPLRAEIDLPQITPVEADELRATIASPGVFRDQGMEYTSAVNDLQIQLQRRPDGTAMLRLSGERPVNEPFVDLVLDANWGSGHIVRSYTMLLDPPNLRRAAPAVAAAPQVAASAKAPADGAPSDTAAGAAAATRPVPRQAPVGGAAMAPADGVTAQVGDTASRIASANKPQGVSLDQMLVALLHANPEAFVQSNVNRLKAGAILRIPDQATAQSIPAAQARRMLAAQARDFSEFRRRLAGAVPMAKVAAAQRSASGSVSAQVEDNRPATAAPDRLTLSKGSVKGYKAATAEEQLAKDKQASETATRMAELSKNIAELSNLGTGSAKSNAAAQTTAPAAAQPAAPAATAQIAVPAAVTIPTPAAIPAPPAAPPAPEASPGAASADAPPAEVAAQAPAASAPAPAAAKPKPVPPPMPVEEPDFLSTLMAEPLLPIGGGVVLVGLLGFGAYRVWQRRRQSSDASNVSREESRIPPDSFFGSSGGQRVDTIHSDAGKGSSMMAPYSPSQLDAGGDVDPVAEAEVYLAYGRNLQAEEILKEAVRHNPGRISAQLKLGEIYAKRKDHKALEAVATQVFKLTQGEGLDWSRIVELGRDLDPDNRLYQPGGRQGIGDAPASPDAGAGRPTVMSDLDLDLDLTLLDAAVPEAPTAPAPQAQAPTAPAPQAQAPTAPAPQAQAPMASVPKAQAPTAPVPKVQAPAAPAPKGLAAEPAVAPVVAAAVPATVGSDRGPANTSAKNDKNAGVPETLHPGLEMPAASPARSPAPAPAPTTASLVAPPVAPPAQDVVYNSPGTTLRAPMDTVPMPLARPGLPRAEPGLAVSTSPMEFDMSDLSLDLDVPSKLAAAPESAANGLAAAADDPLATKLALAQEFDAIGDADGARTLIEEVMAEASGALKAQAQRMLANLG comes from the coding sequence ATGCGTCGTTTGAAATTCTCTGTCTTGGTGGCCGCAGTTTGCGCCGGTTTTTACTCCCTCGATGCCTCCGCCCTGGCGCTGGGCGCCATCACCGTGCGATCGGCCTTGGGCGAGCCATTGCGCGCCGAGATCGACCTGCCGCAGATCACCCCGGTCGAAGCCGATGAGTTGCGCGCAACGATCGCCAGCCCCGGAGTGTTCCGCGACCAAGGCATGGAATACACCTCGGCGGTGAACGATCTGCAGATACAGTTGCAGCGCCGGCCCGATGGCACGGCCATGCTGCGCCTGTCGGGTGAGCGCCCGGTGAACGAGCCTTTCGTCGATCTGGTGCTCGACGCCAATTGGGGGTCCGGCCACATCGTGCGCAGCTACACCATGCTGCTCGACCCGCCCAACCTGCGCCGGGCTGCGCCTGCCGTCGCGGCGGCGCCCCAGGTTGCGGCCTCGGCGAAAGCGCCGGCCGACGGGGCCCCGTCCGACACAGCGGCTGGCGCTGCTGCGGCCACCCGCCCCGTCCCGCGCCAGGCGCCGGTGGGCGGTGCGGCCATGGCACCGGCCGACGGCGTGACCGCGCAGGTCGGCGATACCGCCAGCCGCATCGCCAGTGCCAACAAGCCCCAGGGCGTCTCGCTGGACCAGATGCTGGTCGCGCTGCTGCACGCCAATCCCGAGGCATTCGTCCAGAGCAACGTCAATCGCCTGAAGGCGGGCGCCATTTTGCGCATACCCGACCAGGCCACGGCGCAGTCGATTCCGGCCGCCCAGGCACGCCGGATGCTGGCCGCACAAGCGCGCGACTTCAGCGAGTTCCGGCGCAGGCTCGCCGGCGCAGTGCCGATGGCCAAGGTCGCCGCCGCGCAGCGCTCGGCTTCGGGCAGCGTCAGCGCCCAGGTCGAAGACAACAGGCCTGCGACTGCGGCCCCGGACAGGCTGACGCTGTCCAAAGGATCGGTCAAGGGCTACAAGGCCGCTACCGCCGAGGAGCAACTGGCCAAGGACAAGCAGGCCAGCGAAACCGCCACGCGGATGGCCGAACTGTCCAAGAACATCGCTGAACTGAGCAATTTGGGCACAGGCAGCGCCAAAAGCAACGCTGCGGCGCAAACCACAGCCCCCGCTGCAGCGCAGCCCGCAGCCCCTGCCGCAACGGCGCAAATCGCAGTCCCTGCGGCCGTGACCATACCAACCCCCGCAGCAATACCCGCGCCCCCTGCAGCGCCGCCGGCCCCGGAGGCTTCGCCCGGCGCGGCAAGCGCCGACGCTCCCCCTGCGGAGGTCGCTGCGCAAGCTCCGGCAGCGTCTGCGCCGGCCCCTGCCGCCGCCAAACCCAAGCCGGTGCCCCCGCCGATGCCGGTCGAAGAGCCCGATTTCCTGTCGACCCTGATGGCCGAGCCGTTGCTGCCCATTGGCGGCGGCGTAGTGCTTGTCGGCCTGCTCGGTTTTGGCGCGTACCGCGTCTGGCAGCGGCGCCGCCAAAGCAGCGACGCGAGCAATGTCTCCCGCGAGGAAAGCCGTATTCCGCCCGACTCCTTTTTTGGTTCGAGCGGCGGCCAGCGTGTGGACACGATCCATAGCGATGCGGGCAAAGGCAGTTCGATGATGGCCCCCTACTCGCCCAGTCAACTCGACGCTGGCGGCGATGTAGACCCCGTGGCCGAGGCCGAGGTGTATCTGGCCTATGGCCGCAACCTGCAGGCCGAAGAGATTCTGAAAGAAGCCGTGCGTCACAACCCCGGCCGCATCTCCGCCCAACTGAAGCTCGGTGAAATCTATGCCAAGCGCAAGGACCACAAGGCGCTGGAGGCGGTCGCCACGCAGGTCTTCAAGCTCACCCAGGGCGAGGGGCTCGACTGGTCCCGCATCGTCGAGCTCGGCCGCGACCTGGATCCGGACAACCGTCTGTACCAACCCGGCGGCCGTCAGGGCATCGGTGACGCACCTGCGTCCCCGGACGCCGGCGCAGGCCGCCCGACGGTAATGTCCGACCTGGACCTCGATCTGGACTTGACCCTGCTCGATGCGGCTGTGCCCGAGGCGCCAACGGCGCCGGCACCCCAAGCCCAAGCGCCAACGGCGCCGGCACCCCAAGCCCAAGCGCCAACGGCGCCGGCACCCCAAGCCCAAGCGCCAATGGCGTCGGTGCCCAAAGCCCAGGCGCCAACGGCGCCGGTGCCCAAAGTCCAAGCGCCAGCGGCGCCGGCGCCCAAAGGATTGGCGGCTGAGCCAGCCGTCGCGCCGGTCGTTGCCGCCGCTGTCCCGGCTACGGTCGGCAGCGACCGCGGTCCAGCCAATACCAGTGCCAAGAATGACAAGAATGCCGGTGTGCCCGAAACGCTGCACCCCGGGTTGGAAATGCCGGCTGCTTCGCCCGCCCGATCACCTGCGCCGGCCCCGGCCCCCACCACTGCATCCTTGGTGGCACCACCGGTCGCCCCGCCGGCGCAGGATGTGGTGTACAACTCCCCGGGCACGACGCTGCGTGCTCCGATGGACACGGTGCCCATGCCACTGGCCAGGCCGGGCTTGCCGCGCGCAGAACCGGGCCTGGCGGTAAGCACCTCCCCGATGGAATTCGATATGAGCGATTTGTCACTGGATCTGGATGTGCCGAGCAAACTGGCGGCGGCGCCAGAGTCCGCCGCCAATGGTCTGGCTGCGGCGGCAGACGACCCGTTGGCCACCAAACTGGCATTGGCGCAAGAATTCGATGCCATTGGCGATGCCGATGGCGCCCGCACGCTGATCGAAGAGGTGATGGCCGAGGCCAGTGGCGCGCTCAAAGCCCAGGCCCAGCGCATGCTGGCCAACTTGGGTTGA